A genome region from Geminicoccus roseus DSM 18922 includes the following:
- a CDS encoding chemotaxis protein CheW, whose amino-acid sequence MKAAALDGDAIDPVGTREPCSERQEGREDERVRRILQERSRQLAGRGNSSQVVRVSVLTLEAGSETFALKVADAMEVAGMGLPTAVPRAVPALLGMVDRRGVLCRVYDLLALCGLTTGPSRSGSGHLVVLRAGGGRVGLRVDRATTIAELPAADLAPSGDGVPGMLGRHTRGGLNLLDPAAILSRVDGTSQHVV is encoded by the coding sequence ATGAAGGCAGCAGCCTTGGACGGGGATGCGATCGATCCGGTCGGGACAAGAGAGCCCTGCTCCGAGCGCCAGGAGGGGCGCGAGGACGAGCGGGTGCGCCGGATCCTTCAGGAGCGCAGCCGGCAGCTTGCCGGCCGCGGCAATTCCAGCCAGGTCGTCAGGGTTTCCGTCCTGACCCTGGAGGCCGGGAGCGAGACCTTCGCCCTCAAGGTCGCCGATGCCATGGAAGTTGCCGGGATGGGTCTGCCGACAGCCGTGCCGCGCGCCGTCCCGGCTCTGCTGGGCATGGTGGATCGGCGTGGCGTCCTGTGCCGGGTCTATGACCTGCTGGCGCTATGTGGCCTCACCACGGGTCCATCCAGGTCCGGTTCCGGACATCTGGTCGTTCTGCGGGCCGGTGGCGGGCGGGTCGGCCTGCGGGTCGATCGAGCCACGACGATAGCCGAGCTTCCCGCCGCCGATCTCGCGCCGAGCGGCGACGGCGTTCCCGGCATGCTCGGTCGTCACACCCGGGGCGGCCTCAACCTTCTCGATCCTGCGGCGATCTTGAGCCGTGTCGATGGGACATCGCAGCATGTGGTTTAG
- a CDS encoding CheR family methyltransferase produces the protein MSRQPHPFISDPDYPRLKRRILGITGLSYFLDKDEAFIERLQRRLVARRASGCHAYGLLLEAENYRGPEMDALVEQLTIGETFFFRYAQQFQSLRERLLPEMIARNAAHRRLRIWSAGSSTGAEAYSVAALVAQALGDRLPDWQVSIIGTDINRAFLAQARAATYGAWALRDVTPADRAAALEPAAGGWRVRPALRAMVEFQHHNLMDLEPEPSPADRLMDFDIILCRNVMIYFDQPTLKTLVPRLASRLVERGWLLVGHAEAGEVFHSSFEPVFVPGATLYRRRSIMAAPDVAVRPARAQPSREERTRRRPLTDRSQAVMAPQPLHKTVAAADQAGLHRQGEAEARYRAQVAASPTDPVGHYLLALALDQGDAPQAAEQALRRALYLDRQFAMAHFQLGTLLRRQGDIEGALKAFGNAMRSVADLDQDAPVMPADLSAAELRAVLLGQIRSMRSGY, from the coding sequence GTGAGCCGGCAACCTCACCCTTTCATCAGCGACCCCGACTATCCGCGCCTGAAGCGGCGGATCCTCGGTATTACCGGGCTCAGCTATTTCCTGGACAAGGACGAGGCATTCATCGAGCGGCTACAGCGTCGTCTGGTGGCGCGCAGGGCTTCCGGCTGCCATGCCTATGGACTGCTCCTGGAAGCCGAGAACTATCGCGGCCCAGAAATGGATGCGCTGGTCGAGCAACTCACGATCGGCGAGACATTCTTCTTCCGCTACGCCCAGCAGTTCCAGTCCCTGCGGGAGCGGCTGCTTCCCGAGATGATCGCTCGCAACGCGGCGCACCGGCGGCTGCGCATCTGGTCGGCCGGAAGCTCGACGGGGGCGGAGGCCTATTCCGTGGCTGCGCTGGTGGCCCAGGCGCTGGGCGATCGCCTGCCGGATTGGCAGGTTTCCATCATCGGTACCGACATCAACCGTGCCTTCCTGGCCCAGGCACGCGCGGCAACCTATGGGGCATGGGCGCTGCGCGACGTAACGCCCGCCGATCGCGCTGCCGCTCTGGAGCCGGCTGCTGGCGGCTGGCGGGTGCGTCCCGCTCTGCGCGCGATGGTCGAGTTCCAGCATCACAACCTGATGGATCTCGAGCCGGAGCCGTCGCCCGCCGACCGGCTCATGGACTTCGACATCATTCTGTGCCGCAACGTGATGATCTATTTCGACCAGCCGACGCTGAAGACGCTGGTGCCCAGGCTTGCCTCGCGGCTGGTGGAGCGTGGCTGGCTGCTGGTTGGTCATGCCGAAGCCGGCGAGGTGTTCCACTCGTCCTTCGAGCCGGTGTTCGTGCCGGGCGCGACGCTCTATCGTCGGCGAAGCATCATGGCTGCGCCGGACGTGGCGGTTCGCCCTGCAAGAGCCCAGCCGAGCCGTGAGGAACGGACCAGACGCCGTCCTTTGACGGACCGCTCGCAGGCAGTGATGGCGCCGCAGCCGCTGCACAAGACGGTAGCGGCTGCCGACCAGGCTGGACTCCACCGGCAGGGGGAGGCCGAGGCGCGCTACCGTGCGCAGGTCGCCGCCAGTCCAACCGACCCGGTGGGTCATTATCTCCTAGCTCTTGCTTTGGACCAGGGCGATGCGCCGCAAGCGGCCGAGCAGGCGCTGCGGCGTGCGCTCTATCTCGACCGGCAATTCGCCATGGCTCATTTCCAGCTGGGCACCCTTCTCCGCCGGCAGGGCGACATCGAGGGGGCCCTGAAGGCCTTTGGCAACGCCATGCGCAGCGTCGCTGATCTGGACCAGGATGCGCCGGTGATGCCGGCGGATCTGAGCGCCGCCGAACTGCGTGCCGTGTTGCTCGGGCAGATCCGCTCGATGCGATCCGGTTACTGA
- a CDS encoding chemotaxis protein CheW produces the protein MAYYVLFQVSSVDLAFLASEVEEVLPCPLLQRMPGLADSVAGLFRLDGNNAVALRLDRLLGLAESPPGLYSPLVRLKAAAPPVCLIVDRVCDVLPLGEMREAARHRSFNQVVVGEIEGGGRTWHVLDPARILLLEEQLALAEFGARADERLARLVPA, from the coding sequence ATGGCCTACTATGTGCTTTTTCAGGTCTCGTCGGTGGACCTTGCGTTCCTCGCTTCCGAGGTGGAAGAGGTTCTGCCTTGCCCGCTGCTGCAGAGAATGCCCGGACTGGCTGATTCGGTCGCGGGTCTGTTTCGCCTGGACGGGAACAACGCTGTCGCGCTTCGGCTGGACCGCCTCCTCGGCCTGGCAGAATCGCCCCCTGGACTTTATTCCCCGCTCGTCCGGCTCAAGGCCGCGGCGCCGCCGGTCTGCCTGATCGTCGACCGGGTCTGCGACGTCCTCCCGCTGGGGGAGATGCGGGAAGCGGCCAGGCACCGCAGCTTCAATCAGGTCGTGGTCGGCGAGATCGAGGGGGGCGGGCGGACCTGGCATGTGCTGGACCCGGCCCGGATCCTGCTCCTCGAGGAGCAACTCGCACTTGCCGAATTCGGCGCCCGGGCCGATGAGCGGCTGGCCAGATTGGTGCCTGCGTGA
- a CDS encoding FCD domain-containing protein, whose amino-acid sequence MRADDRAQADRTAADVRHALGGEPGRRLADVLADAILALVKTGEIAPGSYLPAERDLMRRFGVSRAAVREAIALLANQGVLRTRPGHRPRVQAADLRVAIDTLGGLVRHLVSDEAGVWNLFEARIFIEAALVRHAASHARPGDIAALQAALAENRAAIGDTDRFYATDVGFHGVLYQIPGNPIYPALHRAFVEWLSEHWAQMPRSVEIDRMNYQAHKAIVDSILDRDPEGAERMLRSHLAAAWEFVRASIRDQ is encoded by the coding sequence ATGAGGGCGGACGACCGTGCTCAGGCGGACAGGACGGCGGCAGATGTCCGGCATGCGCTGGGGGGCGAGCCTGGAAGGAGACTTGCTGACGTCCTTGCGGATGCGATCCTTGCGCTGGTGAAGACCGGCGAGATCGCGCCCGGGAGCTATCTCCCCGCCGAGCGGGATCTGATGCGGCGGTTTGGAGTGAGCCGCGCGGCGGTACGCGAGGCGATCGCCCTTCTCGCGAACCAGGGTGTGCTGCGCACCCGGCCGGGCCATCGACCGAGGGTCCAGGCCGCCGATCTCAGAGTGGCCATCGACACGTTGGGCGGACTGGTCCGCCACCTGGTGAGCGATGAAGCCGGCGTCTGGAATCTGTTCGAAGCCCGCATCTTCATCGAGGCAGCGCTGGTTCGCCATGCCGCCTCGCATGCGCGGCCTGGGGATATCGCCGCGCTGCAGGCTGCCCTGGCCGAGAACCGGGCGGCGATCGGCGACACCGACCGCTTCTATGCGACCGACGTGGGCTTCCACGGGGTGCTGTATCAGATCCCGGGCAACCCGATCTATCCGGCCCTGCACCGCGCATTTGTTGAATGGCTGTCCGAACATTGGGCGCAGATGCCGCGCAGCGTCGAAATCGACCGGATGAACTATCAGGCGCACAAGGCCATCGTGGATTCCATCCTGGACCGCGACCCCGAGGGTGCCGAGCGGATGCTGCGAAGCCATCTTGCTGCGGCGTGGGAATTCGTTCGCGCATCCATTCGCGACCAATAG
- a CDS encoding mandelate racemase/muconate lactonizing enzyme family protein, with product MPAIKSLLPGYYRVPLPTVLTDSTHGVMRDFELITARVVDSDGAEGVGYSYTVGRNGGAVHDVLARDIAELVAGQDADCIEHLWNKLWWDLHYGGRGGPTVLAMSAFDMALWDLKAKRAGLPLWKLLGGNDPRVPCYAGGIDLMLSLDDLLKQTDGNLERGFRAIKMKVGRKLLSEDVERVAAMRKHLGDGFPLMVDANMKWSADEAIRAARAFQPYDLTWLEEPISPDDVAGHARIVREGGVPIATGENLRTLWDFRHLIASGGVTYPEPDVTNCGGITSFMKIAHLAEAFNLPVTSHGAHDVTVHLLAAAPNRSFLEAHGFGLDQYIAKPLVIEDGFALAPDDLGHGIEFDWKGLDAVRA from the coding sequence ATGCCCGCGATCAAATCGCTTCTGCCAGGCTACTACCGCGTGCCGCTGCCGACCGTGCTCACCGACAGCACCCACGGCGTCATGCGTGATTTTGAGCTGATCACCGCTCGGGTCGTCGATTCCGATGGCGCCGAGGGCGTCGGCTACAGCTACACCGTCGGCCGCAACGGTGGCGCCGTCCACGACGTGCTTGCCCGGGACATCGCCGAGCTGGTGGCCGGCCAGGACGCCGATTGCATCGAGCATCTGTGGAACAAGCTTTGGTGGGACCTCCACTATGGCGGCCGCGGCGGCCCGACCGTGCTGGCGATGTCGGCGTTCGACATGGCGCTCTGGGACCTCAAGGCCAAGCGCGCGGGCCTGCCCTTATGGAAGCTGCTTGGCGGCAACGATCCTCGCGTGCCGTGCTATGCCGGCGGCATCGACTTGATGCTGTCGCTCGACGACCTGCTCAAGCAGACCGACGGCAATCTTGAGCGCGGCTTCCGGGCCATCAAGATGAAGGTCGGTCGCAAGCTCCTGTCCGAGGACGTCGAGCGGGTCGCGGCGATGCGCAAGCATCTGGGCGACGGCTTTCCCCTGATGGTCGATGCCAACATGAAGTGGAGCGCCGACGAGGCGATCCGCGCGGCGCGCGCCTTCCAGCCCTACGACCTGACCTGGCTCGAGGAGCCGATCTCGCCCGACGACGTGGCCGGCCATGCCCGGATCGTGCGCGAGGGGGGCGTGCCGATCGCCACCGGCGAGAACCTGCGCACGCTCTGGGACTTCCGCCACCTGATCGCCTCGGGCGGCGTCACCTATCCTGAGCCGGACGTCACCAATTGCGGCGGCATCACCTCGTTCATGAAGATCGCGCACCTGGCCGAGGCGTTCAATCTTCCGGTCACTTCGCACGGCGCCCACGATGTCACCGTCCACCTGCTGGCTGCGGCTCCGAACCGCTCTTTCCTGGAAGCGCACGGGTTCGGCCTGGACCAGTACATCGCCAAGCCTCTGGTGATCGAAGACGGCTTCGCCCTGGCGCCGGACGATCTCGGCCACGGCATTGAGTTCGACTGGAAGGGCCTGGATGCAGTCCGGGCCTGA
- a CDS encoding tetratricopeptide repeat protein, translated as MVLPARRRVVAVLISLAMSACASSEQAALREPDDSSRMRVASVAEANGQPGVALSLYGIEAGNRPDDPQAQARYAAALRRAGGVAQADEVLNQALGRMPGAPALLVQSGQIRLLAGDPEALDLFERALAADPDDADALSGKAMALDLAGRHAEALRWHAAAATAAPDDLPIANNHALSMLLAGHPEEAISILAPLAQRPDAPARVANNLALAYAAAGHAATARTVVQDPAGARRIERYGQLLQQEQTRMPSSQAYSSPSLEP; from the coding sequence ATGGTGTTGCCGGCCCGTCGGCGCGTTGTCGCCGTTCTGATTTCCCTGGCGATGTCTGCCTGCGCCTCTTCGGAACAGGCGGCGCTGCGAGAGCCTGACGATTCATCGCGGATGCGGGTGGCCTCGGTTGCGGAAGCGAACGGCCAGCCGGGGGTGGCGTTGTCGCTCTACGGAATTGAGGCTGGCAACCGCCCGGACGATCCGCAGGCGCAGGCGCGCTATGCCGCGGCTTTGAGGCGCGCGGGCGGGGTGGCGCAGGCCGATGAAGTGCTGAACCAGGCGCTGGGCCGGATGCCGGGCGCCCCGGCGCTGCTGGTCCAGTCCGGACAGATTCGTCTGCTCGCCGGCGACCCGGAGGCGCTTGATCTGTTTGAGCGTGCTTTGGCGGCAGATCCGGACGACGCGGACGCGCTCAGCGGCAAGGCTATGGCCCTGGATCTGGCAGGCCGCCATGCGGAGGCGCTGCGATGGCATGCGGCGGCGGCGACGGCCGCCCCGGACGACCTGCCCATCGCCAACAACCATGCCCTGTCCATGCTGCTGGCCGGCCATCCCGAGGAAGCCATCTCGATCCTGGCGCCGCTGGCGCAGCGCCCGGATGCGCCGGCACGCGTGGCCAACAACCTGGCACTGGCCTATGCGGCGGCCGGCCACGCCGCCACCGCGCGCACCGTAGTGCAGGACCCGGCGGGAGCGCGCCGGATCGAGCGCTATGGCCAACTCCTGCAGCAGGAGCAGACGCGCATGCCATCGTCTCAGGCCTACTCGTCGCCGTCATTGGAGCCCTAG
- a CDS encoding type II secretion system F family protein, giving the protein MSPALIGAAAASLAALSLSVVVAVVLAHLAEEGDLIRRIRTVMHPPAKGQPPAAASLAVSVASMFAHLGEALRGTRLVSPQDLAQLERAIAAAGFDPRRAASAFIGVKMVVLLGCPVAGYLLGLLITRTALAHLMVVAVALILGVFVPGFALRLLRRPYLKSLRKGLPDALDLMVVCGEAGLGLESAVNRVAREMAQSNASVAREFAVLSQELRMLPDRREALMRMGERTDLEGYRRLGSTLAQALRYGTPLTHALRVLAAEMRQERMVAMEEKAARLPALLVLPLILFIMPSLFIVLIGPSILQLMNNL; this is encoded by the coding sequence GTGTCGCCTGCCCTGATCGGGGCCGCCGCGGCCTCCCTCGCGGCGCTCAGCCTATCCGTGGTGGTGGCGGTCGTGCTGGCGCATCTGGCCGAGGAAGGCGACCTGATCCGGCGCATCCGCACCGTCATGCATCCCCCCGCCAAGGGGCAGCCGCCGGCAGCGGCATCGCTGGCCGTCAGCGTCGCCAGCATGTTCGCCCATCTGGGCGAGGCCCTGCGCGGCACGCGCCTGGTTTCTCCCCAGGACCTGGCGCAGCTCGAGCGTGCCATCGCGGCGGCAGGCTTCGATCCCAGGCGCGCGGCCTCGGCGTTCATCGGGGTGAAGATGGTGGTGCTGCTGGGTTGCCCAGTCGCGGGCTACCTGCTCGGGCTCCTGATCACCAGAACCGCGCTGGCGCATCTGATGGTCGTCGCCGTGGCCCTGATCCTGGGCGTGTTCGTCCCGGGCTTCGCGCTGCGCCTGTTGCGCCGCCCCTATCTGAAGTCGCTGCGCAAGGGGCTGCCGGATGCGCTCGACCTGATGGTGGTCTGCGGCGAGGCGGGGCTTGGCCTGGAGTCGGCGGTGAACCGGGTGGCGCGGGAGATGGCGCAATCGAACGCGTCGGTGGCACGGGAATTTGCAGTCCTCAGCCAGGAACTGCGCATGCTTCCCGATCGCCGGGAGGCGTTGATGCGGATGGGGGAGCGGACCGACCTGGAGGGCTATCGCCGGCTCGGGTCTACCCTGGCCCAGGCCCTGCGCTATGGGACGCCCTTGACCCATGCGCTGCGCGTGCTGGCGGCCGAGATGCGCCAGGAGAGGATGGTGGCGATGGAGGAGAAAGCGGCCCGGCTGCCGGCCCTGCTGGTGCTGCCGCTGATCCTGTTCATCATGCCGAGCCTGTTCATCGTCCTGATCGGCCCCTCCATCCTGCAACTGATGAACAATCTGTGA
- a CDS encoding type II secretion system F family protein — MVDRDALLAGAAAFLALCLLGLAIWLMLRERGRKLRARVRDVAAKAHPAPAPVDALPSIRVAASSDRPIRQRLARLFSFNPDLPEEQVLAWPVVVLLATGIGLLGWWVAGFYLGQIAALPLALLSGVMGARMIFRWQHRRYCDALFKQVPDALGLILRAVRSGLPMGEALRSVARDMPAPTGPQFARIVGETSIGNSVDSAFLRLYERTHVTEYGFLAVTLGLQAQTGGSLGETLENLAEIVRKRVALAARARALASESTASALILIALPFICAFAMSVIRPGYLDAFWSDPTGFKMMVTGLTLMAFGAMSIRWLIRRATED; from the coding sequence ATGGTTGACCGGGACGCCCTCCTCGCCGGTGCGGCGGCCTTCCTGGCACTGTGCCTGCTCGGGCTCGCCATCTGGCTGATGCTGCGCGAGCGCGGGCGCAAGCTGCGGGCACGCGTGCGGGACGTCGCCGCGAAAGCGCACCCTGCACCGGCGCCGGTCGATGCGCTGCCCAGCATCCGGGTGGCTGCGAGCAGCGACCGGCCGATCCGGCAACGGCTGGCGCGGCTGTTCAGCTTCAATCCGGACCTTCCGGAGGAGCAGGTGCTGGCATGGCCGGTGGTGGTCCTGCTTGCAACCGGCATCGGCCTGCTCGGCTGGTGGGTCGCCGGCTTCTATCTCGGCCAGATCGCCGCCCTGCCGTTGGCTCTCCTGAGCGGGGTGATGGGCGCCCGGATGATCTTTCGATGGCAGCACCGCCGCTACTGCGACGCCCTGTTCAAGCAGGTGCCGGACGCGCTGGGCCTGATCCTGCGCGCCGTGCGCTCCGGCCTGCCGATGGGCGAGGCGCTGCGCAGCGTGGCGCGCGACATGCCGGCACCGACCGGTCCCCAGTTCGCTCGGATCGTGGGGGAGACCTCGATCGGCAACAGCGTCGATTCCGCCTTCCTGCGGCTCTACGAGCGCACCCACGTTACCGAATACGGCTTTCTCGCCGTCACCCTGGGCCTGCAGGCGCAGACCGGCGGCAGCCTCGGCGAGACCCTGGAGAACCTGGCGGAGATCGTGCGCAAGCGGGTTGCCCTGGCCGCACGCGCCCGGGCGCTGGCCTCGGAATCGACCGCGTCCGCGCTGATCCTGATCGCCCTGCCGTTCATCTGCGCCTTCGCCATGTCGGTGATCCGCCCGGGCTATCTCGACGCGTTCTGGAGCGATCCGACCGGTTTCAAGATGATGGTGACCGGCCTGACGCTGATGGCGTTCGGCGCGATGAGCATTCGCTGGCTGATCCGCCGTGCGACGGAGGACTAG
- a CDS encoding CpaF family protein, with amino-acid sequence MKTFGRRNEVAPAAPPQASPSMPSAARPEGESPLSRLRRQVMERVDPVAASVLPAAELQVQLESLVHDLANRERLELAAHEQARIAEELAYDMVGFGPLEPLLRDDSISDIMVNGPDHVFVEVRGKMLRANIRFRDAAQVASIAQKMAAGAGRRVDESSPLVDCRLPDGSRVNVVFPPLALDGACISIRKFSKKKIDFEAMVGFGSLSPPLARVLEIAARARLNIVISGGTGSGKTTMLNALSRLIDHDERVVTIEDAAELQLQQPHVVRLETRPANLEGRGEIHQRELIKNALRMRPDRIIVGEVRGAEAFDMLQAMNTGHDGSICTVHANTTRDALTRIENMVQMGMASLPVRAIRTQIASAVDIIVQIQRMRDGGRRVIQVSEVAGLEGDVITMNDVFSFEFSGEDRSGRITGRWVTPGMRPGFFDRLEYFGLGDAWMRALVDG; translated from the coding sequence ATGAAGACGTTTGGACGCCGCAACGAAGTCGCTCCGGCAGCCCCGCCCCAGGCATCGCCATCCATGCCATCGGCGGCGCGGCCCGAGGGGGAAAGCCCGCTGAGCCGCCTGCGCCGGCAGGTGATGGAGCGGGTCGACCCAGTTGCCGCCTCGGTGCTGCCGGCAGCCGAGCTGCAGGTCCAGCTGGAAAGCCTGGTGCACGACCTGGCCAACCGTGAACGGCTGGAGCTGGCGGCACACGAACAGGCCAGAATCGCCGAGGAACTGGCCTACGACATGGTCGGCTTCGGGCCACTGGAGCCGCTGCTGCGCGACGACAGCATCAGCGACATCATGGTCAATGGCCCGGACCACGTGTTCGTCGAGGTGCGCGGCAAGATGCTGCGTGCCAACATCCGGTTCCGCGACGCCGCCCAGGTTGCGTCCATCGCCCAGAAGATGGCCGCGGGCGCCGGTAGGCGGGTCGACGAGTCGAGCCCGCTGGTGGACTGCCGGCTGCCGGATGGCAGCCGCGTCAACGTGGTGTTCCCGCCGCTGGCCCTGGACGGCGCCTGCATCTCGATCCGCAAGTTCTCCAAGAAGAAGATCGACTTCGAGGCGATGGTCGGCTTTGGCAGCCTGTCGCCGCCCCTGGCCCGAGTTCTGGAGATTGCGGCGCGCGCCCGGCTCAACATCGTGATCTCGGGCGGCACCGGTTCTGGCAAGACCACCATGCTGAACGCGCTGAGCCGGCTGATCGACCATGATGAGCGTGTCGTCACCATTGAGGATGCGGCGGAACTGCAGCTGCAGCAGCCCCATGTCGTCCGGCTGGAGACCCGCCCCGCCAACCTGGAGGGCCGCGGCGAAATCCACCAGCGCGAGCTGATCAAGAATGCGCTGCGGATGCGGCCCGACCGGATCATCGTCGGCGAGGTGCGTGGTGCGGAAGCCTTCGACATGCTGCAGGCGATGAACACCGGCCACGACGGCTCGATCTGCACGGTGCACGCGAACACGACCCGCGACGCCCTGACCCGCATCGAGAACATGGTGCAGATGGGCATGGCCAGCCTGCCGGTGCGTGCGATCCGGACGCAGATCGCCAGTGCGGTCGACATCATCGTGCAGATCCAGCGGATGCGCGATGGTGGCCGGCGGGTCATCCAGGTCTCGGAGGTCGCCGGCCTGGAGGGCGACGTCATCACCATGAACGACGTGTTCAGCTTCGAGTTCAGCGGCGAGGACCGCTCCGGCCGGATCACCGGGCGTTGGGTGACGCCCGGCATGCGGCCGGGCTTCTTCGACCGCCTGGAATATTTCGGGCTGGGCGATGCCTGGATGCGGGCGCTGGTCGATGGTTGA
- a CDS encoding AAA family ATPase, with protein sequence MTSHVAPPGSAAAPVPARASSTAPGDAERAALLAFLADDESEAAVQAGLADMMAGAQIRRGNVRTATRSLVSEPTPRILLVDISGIDDPIHALNELAAVCTPDVRVLVVGERSEVSFYRELTRELGVAEYIFKPLTRGNVASLFGPLVIPSGAKPVQRGGQVIAVCGARGGVGATTIAVNLALQLEATKGHIALLDLHLRGGTAAMMLGARVSNGLRVALEEPDRADALFLDRMAVTIQGRLRLIAAEEPFEAQIDPSPEAVSQLLELLRQRFSQIVVDLPMPPSSWERQVLAEARHSIVVFGPDLAGIRDAEATRRMMTSMSSSSQPILVLNRASMPGGLKLPLIIEGLGRRPDVVIPDLPRHLPRAANLGQSAGAGSAPLRKALAPITQEIFGVRAEAGGRSSLLRWLLAR encoded by the coding sequence ATGACCAGCCATGTTGCCCCCCCTGGTTCTGCCGCCGCTCCGGTGCCGGCCCGCGCCAGCAGCACTGCCCCGGGCGATGCCGAGCGGGCGGCGCTGCTGGCGTTCTTGGCCGATGACGAGAGCGAGGCCGCGGTCCAGGCGGGCTTGGCCGACATGATGGCGGGCGCCCAGATCCGGCGCGGCAACGTGCGCACGGCCACCCGTTCCCTGGTAAGCGAGCCGACCCCGCGCATCCTGCTGGTGGACATCTCCGGGATCGACGACCCGATCCATGCGCTCAACGAGCTGGCGGCGGTCTGCACCCCGGATGTGCGGGTGCTGGTGGTGGGCGAGCGGTCGGAGGTGAGCTTCTATCGCGAGCTCACCCGCGAGCTGGGCGTCGCCGAGTATATCTTCAAGCCGCTGACGCGCGGCAACGTCGCCTCCCTGTTCGGACCGCTGGTGATTCCCTCCGGCGCCAAGCCGGTGCAGCGGGGTGGTCAGGTCATCGCGGTGTGCGGCGCCCGCGGCGGGGTCGGGGCGACCACGATCGCGGTCAATCTCGCGCTGCAGCTGGAGGCGACCAAGGGTCATATCGCGCTCTTGGACCTGCACCTGCGCGGCGGGACCGCGGCGATGATGCTGGGCGCCAGGGTCAGCAACGGCCTGCGGGTGGCGCTGGAGGAGCCGGACCGGGCCGATGCTCTGTTTCTCGACCGGATGGCGGTGACCATCCAGGGACGGCTCCGCCTGATCGCCGCGGAAGAGCCGTTCGAGGCCCAGATCGATCCCTCGCCCGAGGCGGTATCGCAGCTCCTGGAGCTCCTGCGCCAGCGCTTCAGCCAGATCGTGGTCGACCTGCCGATGCCGCCATCGTCGTGGGAGCGGCAGGTGCTGGCGGAAGCGCGCCACTCGATCGTGGTGTTTGGACCCGACCTGGCCGGCATCCGCGACGCCGAGGCCACTCGCCGGATGATGACCTCGATGTCCTCCAGCAGCCAGCCGATCCTGGTGCTCAACCGCGCGAGCATGCCAGGCGGGCTGAAGCTGCCGCTGATCATCGAAGGCCTGGGGCGGCGGCCGGACGTGGTCATCCCCGACCTGCCGCGCCACCTGCCCCGGGCGGCCAATCTCGGCCAGTCCGCCGGGGCCGGCAGCGCCCCTCTCCGCAAGGCGCTGGCCCCCATCACCCAGGAGATCTTCGGCGTGCGCGCCGAGGCGGGCGGCCGCTCGTCGCTCCTGCGCTGGCTGTTGGCACGATGA